The following proteins come from a genomic window of Corallococcus sp. NCRR:
- a CDS encoding ELWxxDGT repeat protein produces MGWRGGWVLSLLVVGVGCGGALPEEQTEAGLAQEPTLAPEVTAEGLCLPTAAGTQRVKTILPPSELGIPRFAMGPGSFVDFKGALHFAVNGEDGRRGLWRSTGTDAGTTEVRFFPPTQGPETPFLSGLTATPERLFFQAPDAAHGLELWVSDGTTAGTRMVKDLTPGVENSYLTHLAASGATLVFFKETYDATASTTRHELWRSDGTAAGTVRVRDFGTSVEVSYLDAKQGNALLFFVREPQGATSLWRTDGTAGGTFPLKRLDAGPDTYLNDVRTVGALTLFKLEEGSGLQELWKTDGTAGGTLRLASFGPTRSMRVLGALGPYAYVTTTSFSTQYMVVYRVPLTGGNPEPVVTLPNDYASQGPAFPSIDAVSQAPGGTKLYFSVAIGSDGPAPRDTQLWVTNGTAGGTTLLRRPLSLSDEYSSPVYAAADNLVFFSAYETPAGIEPWVSNGSAAGTRRLKDIAAPAQGGSSYPREFFRLGGRVYFSAYDDTLNAQLWSSALSNTCVAPEDAQ; encoded by the coding sequence ATGGGTTGGCGCGGCGGGTGGGTGTTGTCCTTGCTGGTGGTGGGGGTGGGCTGCGGCGGGGCGCTTCCCGAAGAGCAGACGGAGGCGGGGCTCGCACAGGAACCCACCTTGGCGCCAGAAGTGACAGCGGAGGGCCTCTGCCTCCCCACCGCCGCGGGCACCCAGCGGGTGAAGACGATTCTTCCGCCTTCGGAGCTGGGCATCCCGCGCTTCGCGATGGGGCCGGGCAGCTTCGTGGACTTCAAGGGGGCGCTGCACTTCGCGGTGAACGGCGAGGATGGCCGCCGCGGCCTGTGGCGGAGCACCGGCACGGACGCGGGCACCACGGAGGTGCGGTTCTTCCCGCCGACGCAGGGCCCTGAGACGCCGTTCCTGTCGGGGCTCACCGCCACGCCGGAGCGGCTCTTCTTCCAGGCACCGGACGCGGCGCACGGGCTCGAGCTGTGGGTGAGCGACGGGACGACGGCCGGCACCCGGATGGTGAAGGACCTGACGCCGGGCGTGGAGAACTCGTACCTGACGCACCTGGCGGCGTCCGGCGCCACGCTGGTCTTCTTCAAGGAGACGTACGACGCCACGGCGTCCACCACGCGCCATGAGCTGTGGCGCTCGGACGGCACCGCCGCGGGCACGGTGCGCGTGCGCGACTTCGGCACGAGCGTGGAGGTGAGCTACCTGGACGCGAAGCAGGGCAACGCGCTGCTGTTCTTCGTGCGCGAGCCGCAGGGCGCCACCTCCTTGTGGCGCACGGACGGCACCGCCGGGGGCACCTTCCCACTGAAGCGGCTGGACGCGGGCCCCGACACCTACCTCAACGACGTGCGCACCGTTGGCGCGCTCACCCTCTTCAAGCTGGAGGAGGGCAGCGGCTTGCAGGAGCTGTGGAAGACGGATGGAACGGCGGGCGGCACGCTGCGGCTGGCGTCCTTCGGCCCCACGCGCTCCATGCGCGTGCTGGGCGCGCTGGGCCCGTACGCCTACGTCACGACCACGTCCTTCAGCACCCAGTACATGGTCGTCTACCGCGTGCCGCTCACCGGCGGAAACCCGGAGCCCGTGGTCACCCTGCCCAATGACTACGCATCGCAGGGCCCGGCGTTCCCCTCCATCGACGCCGTGAGTCAGGCACCGGGCGGCACGAAGCTGTACTTCTCGGTGGCCATCGGCAGTGACGGCCCCGCGCCGCGCGACACGCAGCTGTGGGTGACGAACGGCACCGCCGGGGGAACCACGCTGCTGCGCCGGCCGCTCAGCCTGTCGGACGAGTACAGCTCGCCGGTGTACGCGGCGGCGGACAACCTGGTCTTCTTCAGCGCCTATGAGACCCCGGCGGGAATCGAGCCCTGGGTGAGCAACGGCTCGGCGGCCGGGACGCGCCGCCTCAAGGACATCGCCGCGCCCGCGCAGGGAGGCTCCTCCTACCCGCGCGAGTTCTTCCGCCTGGGCGGCCGCGTCTACTTCAGCGCCTATGACGACACGCTGAACGCGCAGCTCTGGTCCAGCGCGCTCAGCAACACCTGCGTGGCGCCGGAAGACGCACAGTAG
- a CDS encoding serine/threonine-protein kinase — translation MALDAGDTFGRYELVSWLGRGGMAETWHAQLVGAAGVTKPVLIKKVLPEYADDEAFISMFISEARISATLSHGNVAQVFDFGQVEGEYFLAMEFVDGKPLDKVLKRAMKSGLPALPIPVAVFIAMEMCRGLHYAHSRTDSSGKPLGIVHRDISPDNVLVSYEGQVKIVDFGIAKAQLQRGFKTAPGVVKGKYLFFSPEQARGEDVDARTDVWATGVVLYELLCGRLPVDGPPHVVMMKIAHGEIPPLSQLRPDLPEALNHIVLQALNPDPARRFATSHAFGDALAGFLYANHPRFSSLSLAHLLRVLFRGDLLNEGRELAVPDDFLAELKAWRNPVTRDQLPTVPHLRAIQTPRPSPAPVVVTRESQEEEAPDVPTAEIAPVRRSRRPWVWLAVGSAALLALGGGVWWTRFRHAPEAPRAESALVPPLATTVSEPAPAPEEPVEVDAGVTPEPPPSPPAALAWSETRVRSLLDDVYRLNKSNKELARAAKLVQTCVDAVPDNADCRLAAGLTYERLRAFDKSALHYRAFLQNTPTTDLRRGAVSERLAALPLRKPLESTPANEADLESARSAVLMHLTRGQLKEALDAASQCVSRLPREPECHLLQGDVLAKMNQVPESTRSYERFLTFAPADHPRRPSVLRKLVELRATAP, via the coding sequence ATGGCGCTCGACGCGGGGGACACCTTCGGAAGGTATGAGCTGGTGTCCTGGCTGGGCCGGGGCGGCATGGCGGAGACGTGGCATGCCCAGTTGGTAGGCGCGGCGGGAGTCACCAAGCCGGTGCTCATCAAGAAGGTCCTCCCGGAGTACGCGGATGATGAGGCCTTCATCTCCATGTTCATCAGCGAGGCGCGCATCTCCGCCACGCTGTCGCATGGCAACGTCGCGCAGGTCTTCGACTTCGGGCAGGTGGAGGGCGAGTACTTCCTCGCCATGGAGTTCGTCGACGGCAAGCCGCTCGACAAGGTGCTCAAGCGCGCGATGAAGAGCGGGCTGCCCGCACTGCCCATCCCGGTCGCGGTCTTCATCGCGATGGAGATGTGCCGGGGCCTGCACTACGCGCATTCGCGCACGGACAGCAGCGGCAAGCCGCTGGGCATCGTCCACCGCGACATCTCTCCGGACAACGTGCTCGTCAGCTACGAGGGCCAGGTCAAGATCGTCGACTTCGGCATCGCCAAGGCGCAGCTACAGCGCGGCTTCAAGACCGCGCCGGGAGTCGTGAAGGGCAAGTACCTCTTCTTCTCCCCGGAGCAGGCGCGCGGAGAGGACGTGGATGCGCGCACGGACGTCTGGGCCACGGGCGTCGTGCTGTATGAGTTGCTGTGCGGCCGGCTGCCCGTGGATGGCCCGCCGCATGTCGTGATGATGAAGATTGCTCACGGCGAGATTCCACCGTTGAGCCAGCTGCGGCCGGACCTGCCGGAGGCGCTCAACCACATCGTCCTCCAGGCGCTGAATCCGGATCCGGCGCGGCGCTTCGCCACCAGTCACGCTTTCGGGGACGCGCTGGCGGGGTTCCTGTATGCGAATCATCCGCGCTTCTCGTCGTTGAGCCTGGCGCACCTGCTGCGGGTGCTGTTCCGGGGAGACCTGCTGAACGAAGGCCGGGAGCTGGCGGTCCCGGACGACTTCCTGGCGGAGCTCAAGGCCTGGCGGAACCCCGTGACGCGGGATCAGCTCCCCACCGTCCCCCACCTCCGGGCCATCCAGACGCCCCGGCCGTCCCCCGCGCCGGTCGTCGTCACGCGCGAGTCCCAGGAGGAGGAAGCGCCGGATGTGCCCACGGCGGAGATCGCGCCGGTCCGCCGCTCCCGCCGGCCCTGGGTGTGGCTCGCGGTGGGGAGCGCGGCGCTGCTCGCGCTGGGCGGAGGCGTCTGGTGGACCCGGTTCCGCCACGCACCGGAAGCCCCGCGAGCGGAGAGCGCCCTCGTGCCGCCCCTGGCGACGACGGTATCGGAGCCAGCCCCAGCACCGGAGGAGCCCGTGGAGGTGGATGCGGGAGTGACTCCGGAGCCTCCGCCCTCGCCCCCGGCAGCCCTTGCGTGGAGTGAGACCCGGGTGCGCTCCCTGCTCGATGACGTGTACCGCCTGAACAAGAGCAACAAGGAGCTGGCCCGGGCGGCGAAGCTGGTCCAGACCTGCGTGGACGCCGTACCGGACAACGCGGACTGCCGGCTGGCGGCGGGGCTCACCTACGAACGGCTCCGTGCCTTCGACAAGAGCGCGCTCCACTACCGGGCCTTCTTGCAGAACACGCCCACCACGGACCTCCGGCGAGGCGCGGTCTCGGAGCGCCTGGCGGCCCTGCCCTTGCGCAAGCCGCTGGAGTCCACGCCCGCCAACGAAGCGGACCTGGAGTCCGCCCGAAGCGCCGTCCTGATGCACCTGACGCGAGGTCAGTTGAAGGAGGCGCTCGACGCCGCGAGCCAATGCGTGTCACGGCTGCCCCGCGAGCCCGAGTGTCACCTGCTACAGGGGGACGTCCTGGCGAAGATGAACCAGGTCCCGGAGAGCACGCGCAGCTACGAGCGTTTCCTGACGTTCGCGCCCGCGGATCATCCCCGGCGCCCCTCCGTATTGCGGAAGCTCGTGGAGTTGAGGGCGACCGCCCCCTGA
- a CDS encoding TerB family tellurite resistance protein, whose product MAAPLPPEAQFHIEVIKLLLQVATSDDRVTREEIDSIIDTARGFSVPLTELSVLTRCLQEGHPLPPPNLGLLREDPKAVLDAVHALIAGDGHVHESEIAMARQIRELLGLAP is encoded by the coding sequence ATGGCCGCCCCGCTGCCCCCTGAAGCCCAGTTCCACATCGAGGTCATCAAGCTCCTGCTCCAGGTGGCCACCAGCGACGACCGCGTCACCCGCGAGGAGATTGACTCCATCATCGACACCGCGCGCGGCTTCAGCGTGCCCCTGACGGAGCTCAGCGTCCTCACCCGCTGCCTCCAGGAGGGCCATCCGCTCCCGCCGCCGAACCTGGGCCTGCTGCGCGAGGACCCCAAGGCCGTCCTCGACGCGGTCCACGCGCTCATCGCCGGTGACGGCCACGTGCACGAGTCGGAGATCGCCATGGCCCGGCAGATCCGCGAGCTGCTCGGCCTGGCCCCCTGA
- a CDS encoding helix-turn-helix transcriptional regulator → MGTVLMFTSRELRLIREMEKRLRNVRTFEDIYAAIQQVMECICRADHLAVGFTHADGSRGLEWVAPTVQPLLAGYSPWAPRCFVYQYALDRPNKAAREPQMLAGRPLESTETYERSRAAGLKLRHVLATLLFETRRKFKGGLAMYRDTARAFTDRDEALLQAFIPLINDAVSTVQYIEAKGFKADLLAALSMESWPGMVLNAVGRRIEETGTSRAVVNQWFRPNELSHDVPKEWVQYVKWLSSLDGLLLPTEKPFADRKRGLNTLKVSFRASTVLRPGCTLWEVRIREELHWMREDWSRKLSPRQIQVADLMKKGARDEDIAQDLNLKLNTAKEHAKAVYRKTGAEGRLDLVTRGQRSE, encoded by the coding sequence ATGGGCACGGTCTTGATGTTCACGTCGCGCGAGCTGCGGCTGATCCGGGAAATGGAGAAACGCCTGCGCAATGTCCGGACCTTCGAGGACATCTACGCGGCCATCCAGCAGGTGATGGAGTGCATCTGTCGGGCGGACCACCTCGCGGTGGGGTTCACCCACGCGGATGGCTCTCGGGGCTTGGAGTGGGTCGCGCCGACCGTTCAGCCCCTGCTCGCGGGGTACTCGCCGTGGGCACCCCGGTGCTTCGTGTACCAGTACGCGCTGGACCGGCCCAACAAGGCCGCAAGGGAGCCCCAGATGCTCGCGGGGCGCCCCCTGGAAAGCACCGAGACCTACGAGCGCAGCCGGGCGGCCGGTTTGAAGCTGCGGCACGTGCTGGCCACCCTGCTCTTCGAGACCCGGCGGAAGTTCAAGGGCGGCCTTGCGATGTATAGGGACACCGCCCGGGCCTTCACGGATCGGGACGAGGCACTGCTCCAAGCGTTCATTCCTCTCATCAACGACGCGGTGTCCACCGTCCAATACATCGAGGCCAAGGGATTCAAGGCGGACCTCCTGGCGGCGCTGTCCATGGAGTCGTGGCCCGGAATGGTCCTGAACGCCGTGGGACGCCGTATCGAGGAGACGGGCACCTCCCGGGCCGTGGTGAACCAGTGGTTCAGACCCAACGAGCTCAGCCATGACGTCCCGAAGGAGTGGGTTCAGTACGTGAAGTGGCTTTCGAGCCTGGACGGTCTCCTGCTTCCTACCGAGAAGCCTTTCGCGGACAGGAAGCGGGGCCTCAACACCTTAAAGGTGAGCTTCAGGGCCTCCACCGTTCTGCGCCCGGGATGCACGCTGTGGGAGGTGCGCATCCGCGAAGAACTGCACTGGATGCGGGAGGATTGGTCCCGGAAGTTGTCTCCCCGGCAGATCCAGGTGGCGGACCTGATGAAGAAGGGGGCGCGTGACGAGGACATCGCCCAGGACCTCAATCTCAAGCTCAATACGGCGAAGGAACACGCGAAAGCGGTCTATCGGAAGACCGGCGCAGAGGGACGGCTGGACCTTGTCACCCGAGGCCAGCGCTCAGAGTGA
- a CDS encoding helix-turn-helix transcriptional regulator, with protein MGKARKFLSREQALVAELKEALGNARTLEDVYEALSRALLSLCEADHLAVGCANPDGTAGLQWRTDTVHPLLKDYAEWVQEDFVFRATVVQPNRVLSDVQMLRGQSLVETETFRRSQGAGLKLKRVLASLLFTEQDLKGGIAMYRESSRPFTLRAQWFLQQIIPYISRAVARLQELYAIRFERDLLKAIAMGASPVLVLNSLGRKVVDTGPAIPLLERWFPSHDLSDGVPRAWAERVRALARFDGAADPRLESLTLERGADRLDVTFGPSAVNWGGRALWQVRMHERVHWLRPDWKEKLTAQESRVADCLHEGLANKEISSRLGCSVETVKVHIKSLFEKTGIHSRGEFVAKGRRA; from the coding sequence ATGGGCAAGGCACGGAAGTTCCTGTCGCGTGAGCAGGCGTTGGTCGCGGAGTTGAAGGAGGCGCTGGGCAACGCCCGGACGCTCGAGGATGTCTACGAGGCCCTGTCCCGGGCGCTGCTCTCGCTCTGCGAGGCGGACCACCTGGCGGTGGGCTGCGCGAATCCGGATGGGACGGCGGGGTTGCAGTGGAGGACGGACACCGTCCACCCCCTCCTCAAGGATTACGCGGAGTGGGTGCAGGAGGATTTCGTCTTCCGCGCCACGGTGGTGCAGCCCAACCGGGTGCTCAGCGATGTCCAGATGCTGCGGGGGCAGTCGCTGGTGGAGACGGAGACCTTCCGGCGCAGCCAGGGCGCGGGGCTGAAGCTCAAGCGCGTGCTGGCGTCGCTCCTCTTCACGGAGCAGGACCTGAAGGGCGGCATCGCGATGTACCGCGAGTCCTCCCGGCCCTTCACGCTCCGGGCGCAGTGGTTCCTGCAGCAGATCATCCCGTACATCTCCCGCGCGGTGGCGCGACTCCAGGAACTCTACGCCATCCGCTTCGAAAGGGATTTGCTCAAGGCCATCGCGATGGGCGCGAGCCCGGTGCTGGTGCTCAACAGCCTGGGGCGGAAGGTGGTGGACACGGGGCCGGCCATCCCGCTGCTGGAGCGGTGGTTTCCGTCCCACGACTTGAGCGACGGGGTGCCCCGCGCCTGGGCGGAGCGGGTGAGGGCGCTGGCCCGCTTCGATGGCGCGGCGGATCCTCGGCTGGAGTCCCTCACGCTGGAGCGCGGCGCGGACCGGCTGGACGTGACGTTCGGCCCCTCCGCCGTCAACTGGGGAGGCCGCGCACTGTGGCAGGTGCGGATGCACGAGCGGGTCCACTGGCTGCGCCCGGACTGGAAGGAGAAGCTCACCGCGCAGGAGTCACGCGTGGCGGACTGTCTTCACGAGGGCCTGGCGAACAAGGAGATCTCCTCCCGGCTCGGGTGCTCCGTGGAGACGGTGAAGGTCCACATCAAGTCGCTGTTCGAGAAGACCGGCATCCACAGCCGCGGGGAGTTCGTCGCCAAGGGCCGCCGTGCGTAG
- a CDS encoding MBL fold metallo-hydrolase, translating into MPTVSDSARSAGLRLERSRASRQFEGHGFRNTAPVGPGLQGNALPLLGEYFFGGTQRTPPAPLPVEDPRGAWARAPDTGLRVTWLGHSTMLLEVDGARVLTDPVFGDRASPVSFAGPKRFHATPVPLEALPDLDAVLVSHDHFDHLCRGTIQSLAKRRVPFVTALGVGRHLEAFGVAPELITELDWWEEHRVGPVAFRATPSQHFSGRGLGDRNKTLWASWVLTTDKHRLFFSGDTGLTTEFEEIGRRCGPFDLVMLEVGAFHPSWGAIHLGPENALKAHAMLGGGTLMPVHWGTFNLALHAWDEPVETLVKLATEQQVRLFTPGLGRSLEPSRVEGVTPWWREVGEPRLVPRLAP; encoded by the coding sequence ATGCCCACCGTCAGCGACAGCGCGCGCAGCGCGGGACTCCGCCTCGAACGCAGCCGGGCCTCCCGTCAGTTCGAGGGTCACGGCTTCCGCAACACCGCCCCCGTGGGGCCTGGCCTCCAGGGGAACGCGCTGCCCCTCTTGGGCGAGTACTTCTTCGGCGGCACGCAGCGCACGCCGCCCGCGCCGCTGCCGGTGGAGGATCCGCGCGGCGCCTGGGCGCGCGCGCCGGACACCGGCCTGCGCGTCACCTGGCTGGGCCACAGCACGATGCTGCTGGAGGTGGACGGGGCGCGCGTGCTGACCGACCCCGTCTTCGGCGACCGGGCCTCGCCCGTGTCCTTCGCGGGCCCCAAGCGCTTCCACGCCACGCCCGTGCCGCTGGAGGCGCTGCCGGACCTGGACGCGGTGCTGGTGTCACACGACCACTTCGACCACCTGTGCCGCGGCACCATCCAGTCCCTGGCGAAGCGGCGCGTGCCCTTCGTCACCGCGCTGGGCGTGGGCCGCCACCTGGAGGCCTTCGGCGTGGCCCCGGAGCTCATCACCGAGCTGGACTGGTGGGAAGAGCACCGCGTGGGCCCGGTGGCGTTTCGCGCCACGCCCTCGCAGCACTTCTCCGGCCGGGGCCTGGGCGACCGCAACAAGACGCTGTGGGCCTCCTGGGTGCTCACCACGGACAAGCACCGGCTGTTCTTCAGCGGCGACACCGGCCTCACGACGGAGTTCGAGGAGATTGGCCGTAGGTGCGGCCCCTTCGACCTGGTGATGCTGGAGGTGGGCGCCTTCCATCCGAGCTGGGGCGCCATCCACCTGGGCCCGGAGAACGCGCTCAAGGCGCACGCGATGCTGGGCGGCGGCACGCTGATGCCGGTGCACTGGGGCACCTTCAACCTGGCGCTGCACGCGTGGGACGAGCCCGTGGAGACGCTGGTGAAGCTGGCCACGGAGCAGCAGGTGCGCCTCTTCACGCCGGGCCTGGGCCGGAGCCTGGAGCCCTCGCGCGTGGAGGGTGTGACGCCGTGGTGGCGCGAAGTGGGCGAGCCGCGCCTCGTGCCCCGGCTGGCACCGTGA
- a CDS encoding glycoside hydrolase family protein — protein sequence MRHLLRLPVALSLAVLLSPLVGCDPAAGGPSKPDDPAPGVAKSAKRGLGYGYHSAEDLKALSPGMSWWYNWSPKPESGAASVYVSQKVSFVPMAWGGTPTVAQLESEIPAGAQYLLGFNEPNFKSQANKTPRQAAALWPVLEEVARRKGLKLVSPAVNYCGDCVSEDGVTFGDPVVYLDAFFKACADCQVDAIAIHWYACDLSALKWYVGQFKKYNKPLWLTEFACGDRPHNEITVDVQKKYMVDAIGYLESEPAIERYAWFSGRNNEIPAINLLGASGELTELGRLYVTLAAGTEKTSP from the coding sequence ATGCGCCACCTCCTCCGGCTCCCCGTCGCGCTGTCCCTGGCCGTCCTTCTGTCGCCGCTCGTGGGGTGCGACCCCGCGGCCGGAGGGCCCTCCAAACCGGATGATCCGGCCCCCGGCGTGGCGAAGAGCGCGAAGCGGGGCCTCGGGTATGGCTATCACTCGGCGGAGGACCTGAAGGCGCTCTCCCCGGGGATGAGCTGGTGGTACAACTGGTCGCCCAAGCCGGAGAGCGGCGCGGCCAGCGTCTACGTTTCGCAGAAGGTCTCCTTCGTGCCCATGGCCTGGGGCGGCACGCCCACGGTGGCCCAGCTCGAGTCGGAGATTCCCGCGGGCGCGCAATACCTGCTGGGGTTCAACGAGCCCAACTTCAAATCACAGGCGAACAAGACGCCCCGCCAGGCCGCGGCGCTCTGGCCCGTGCTGGAGGAGGTGGCCCGCCGCAAGGGGCTCAAGCTGGTGTCCCCCGCGGTGAACTACTGCGGCGACTGCGTGTCCGAGGACGGCGTCACCTTCGGCGACCCGGTGGTGTACCTGGATGCCTTCTTCAAGGCCTGCGCCGACTGTCAGGTGGATGCCATTGCCATCCACTGGTACGCGTGCGACCTGAGCGCGCTCAAGTGGTACGTGGGGCAGTTCAAGAAGTACAACAAGCCCCTCTGGCTGACGGAGTTCGCCTGCGGCGACCGGCCGCACAACGAAATCACCGTGGACGTGCAGAAGAAGTACATGGTGGATGCCATTGGCTACCTGGAGTCGGAGCCCGCCATCGAGCGCTACGCGTGGTTCTCCGGGCGCAACAATGAAATCCCCGCCATCAACCTGCTGGGCGCGTCTGGAGAGCTGACCGAGCTGGGCCGCCTGTACGTCACGCTCGCCGCCGGGACCGAGAAGACGTCACCCTGA
- a CDS encoding TAXI family TRAP transporter solute-binding subunit, with translation MKTDSLKAQLKRTLRRDLWIAVAPATLLIAVAFAVTFYFVKPAPPKTLVMALAPEEGGFNYMAKRYQKFLAQHGVTLELRNTKGSVGSVALLNAEDSGVDIAFAQSGTTGGKGQEVPERVLSLGSLSYVPLWVFYRGEPVDDVRGLRGKRIAVGPEESGTRALAMTLLQANKADAAPTELLPLDRDAAIDALTQGKVDAVFLVSPAESPRIQKLAAVKDVRLLSFKRAEAYTRRYPYLSRHVLPQGVFDFAKNVPDEDVVLLAPNALLLAKDSLHPALAYLLMRAASDIHGTAGILDKTGEFPAPLAAGFALSSEAKRYYATGVPLLQRYLPFWAANLVDRLWVMLVPIIAVVVPLGRAVPAVFLWRVRSRIHRWYARLKEIEIQLEEDPDQELLQDMLKRLEEAEREVNRIAVPLAYAENLYFFREHVDVVRRRLTRRLAGAPEHKEGHPLHVTA, from the coding sequence ATGAAGACGGACTCGTTGAAGGCGCAGCTCAAGCGCACGTTGCGGCGCGACCTGTGGATCGCCGTCGCTCCGGCGACGCTGCTCATCGCGGTGGCGTTCGCGGTGACGTTCTATTTCGTCAAGCCCGCGCCGCCCAAGACGCTGGTGATGGCGCTGGCGCCGGAAGAGGGCGGCTTCAACTACATGGCGAAGCGCTACCAGAAGTTCCTCGCGCAGCACGGGGTGACGCTGGAGCTGCGCAACACGAAGGGCTCCGTGGGCAGCGTGGCGCTGCTGAACGCGGAGGACAGCGGGGTGGACATCGCCTTCGCGCAGAGCGGCACCACCGGCGGCAAGGGGCAGGAGGTGCCGGAGCGCGTGCTGTCGCTGGGGAGCCTCTCCTACGTGCCGCTGTGGGTCTTCTACCGGGGCGAACCCGTGGACGACGTGCGCGGCCTGCGGGGCAAGCGCATCGCGGTGGGGCCCGAGGAGAGCGGCACGCGCGCGCTGGCGATGACGCTGCTCCAGGCGAACAAGGCGGACGCGGCGCCCACGGAGTTGCTGCCGCTGGACCGGGACGCCGCCATCGACGCGCTGACGCAGGGCAAGGTGGACGCGGTGTTCCTGGTGTCGCCCGCGGAGTCGCCGCGCATCCAGAAGCTGGCGGCGGTGAAGGACGTGCGGCTCCTGAGCTTCAAGCGCGCGGAGGCCTACACGCGCCGCTACCCGTACCTGTCGCGCCACGTGCTGCCGCAGGGCGTGTTCGACTTCGCGAAGAACGTGCCGGACGAGGACGTGGTGCTGCTCGCGCCCAACGCGCTCCTGCTGGCGAAGGACTCGCTGCACCCGGCGCTCGCGTATCTGCTGATGCGCGCGGCCAGCGACATCCACGGCACGGCGGGCATCCTGGACAAGACGGGCGAGTTCCCCGCGCCGCTCGCGGCGGGCTTCGCCCTGAGCAGCGAGGCGAAGCGCTACTACGCGACGGGCGTTCCGCTCCTGCAGCGCTACCTGCCGTTCTGGGCGGCGAACCTGGTGGACCGGCTGTGGGTGATGCTGGTGCCCATCATCGCGGTGGTGGTGCCGCTGGGGCGCGCGGTGCCCGCGGTGTTCCTGTGGCGGGTGCGCTCGCGCATCCACCGGTGGTACGCGCGGCTGAAGGAGATTGAAATCCAGCTGGAGGAGGACCCGGACCAGGAGCTGCTCCAGGACATGCTCAAGCGGCTGGAGGAGGCCGAGCGCGAGGTGAACCGCATCGCCGTGCCGCTCGCCTACGCGGAGAACCTGTACTTCTTCCGCGAGCACGTGGACGTCGTGCGCCGCCGGCTCACCCGCAGGCTGGCGGGCGCGCCCGAGCACAAGGAAGGACACCCGCTGCACGTCACCGCGTGA
- a CDS encoding helix-turn-helix transcriptional regulator, translating into MRFTSREESIQRELLTDLIDVGSYKDIHDVLETRVLQLCRADHFALGCANLDGSVGLQWTSRTTMPLLKHYSEWVTQDFVFQATLARPNLVLNTAQMLQGQKLDAMETRQRSVEAGLDLRHVMATLLIEEQQGLKGGLAVYSEASRPFPARSQQLLQQLVPAIHRAVGRVQRLHAQGLELDLLKAGAVESGALLVLTPWGREMVRTNAATRLLEKWFTRSELTPRGIPMAWVKRVEALSRVRGMFPPDLLKDEMEKDGEQLQMTFSLSTILWAGNPLWQVRIVERPHWLREDWLRLLSPEERKVADGLYLGLSNQDIARQMKKSVQTVKDQVKAIYRKTGTQSRGRDRARMKFLTEGRRA; encoded by the coding sequence TTGCGATTCACGTCACGTGAGGAGTCGATCCAGCGCGAGCTGCTGACGGACCTGATCGACGTGGGCAGTTACAAGGACATCCACGACGTCCTGGAGACGCGCGTCCTCCAGCTGTGCAGGGCGGACCACTTCGCGCTGGGCTGCGCCAACCTGGATGGCTCCGTGGGGCTCCAGTGGACGAGCCGCACGACGATGCCCCTGCTCAAGCATTACTCCGAATGGGTGACGCAGGACTTCGTCTTCCAGGCCACCCTCGCGCGGCCCAACCTCGTGTTGAACACGGCGCAGATGCTCCAGGGGCAGAAGCTGGACGCCATGGAGACCCGGCAGCGCAGCGTGGAGGCGGGGCTGGACCTGCGGCACGTCATGGCGACGCTGCTCATTGAAGAGCAGCAGGGGCTCAAGGGCGGGCTCGCGGTGTACAGCGAGGCCTCGCGGCCCTTCCCGGCGCGCAGCCAGCAGCTGTTGCAGCAACTGGTGCCCGCCATCCACCGCGCGGTCGGCCGGGTGCAGCGGCTCCATGCCCAGGGATTGGAGCTGGACCTGCTCAAGGCCGGCGCCGTCGAGTCCGGGGCCCTGCTGGTGCTGACGCCCTGGGGCCGGGAGATGGTCCGGACGAACGCGGCCACGCGGCTGTTGGAGAAGTGGTTCACGCGCTCGGAGTTGACGCCGCGGGGGATTCCCATGGCGTGGGTGAAGCGCGTGGAGGCGTTGTCGCGCGTGAGGGGGATGTTCCCTCCGGACCTGCTCAAGGATGAGATGGAGAAGGACGGCGAGCAATTGCAGATGACGTTCTCGCTCTCCACCATCCTCTGGGCGGGCAATCCCCTGTGGCAGGTCCGCATCGTCGAGCGTCCGCACTGGCTGCGCGAGGACTGGCTGCGATTGCTGTCGCCCGAGGAGCGCAAGGTGGCGGATGGCCTCTACCTGGGCCTGTCGAACCAGGACATCGCGCGCCAGATGAAGAAGTCGGTGCAGACGGTGAAGGACCAGGTGAAGGCCATCTACCGGAAGACCGGGACGCAGAGCCGGGGCCGGGACCGGGCCCGCATGAAGTTCCTCACCGAGGGCCGTCGCGCGTAG